In Tachysurus vachellii isolate PV-2020 chromosome 12, HZAU_Pvac_v1, whole genome shotgun sequence, the DNA window GAGTGTCATTACTGTGAGGAACAGTAAAATGGACAGAATCCTGTGCCGTTACATTGTacatcaattttatttgtatagaacttttaataatggacattgtctcaaagcagctttacagaatgtgaatatagtacaaaaagtttcatgtacaaaagttcaagattaatattagacatatttaaatgtatttaaatactgtgtgtttgtaggaggGCAAAGCTGTACCGCTTTGCCAGTGAGAACGACCCGCCGGAGTGGAAGGAACGTGGTACGGGGGACGTCAAGCTGCTGCGCCACAAAGAGAAAGGCTCCATCCGCCTGCTGATGAGGAGAGACCGCACACTTAAAATCTGTGCCAACCATCtcagtgagtgtgtttagtgttctgAGCCCGAGTGATGCTGTTAAACTGCAGTAATTATTGTTACATTAATCCACAGGGCCGTAGTGTTGTGGGCTTGTACTAGAGGGGTGGGGCTTATTTCACTCCCACGCCACTgaactgtgtctgtctgagctTGTCTGTACTGAGTGATCTGGGGAAATATCGTACTTTCCACAGTCCTTTTACTGGTTTCCAGTTTTTCGTCTGTGTAGTAATCTGTTTTATAGATTTGTTTCCTGAACGCACATGTTCACTGTTTACCTTAAACAGTCACTGTGCTCTGGCTGGTGTatgcgcgcgcacgcacacacgaaTCTACGTTTGTTTTAAAGTGTGCACAGCATGGTGAGCATGATTTAAAGTGTTATGTTAGTGTACATGTTACTCAATTGTTTGCGTGCTTGTGCAGTTATGCCGCTGATGGAGCTGAAGCCGAACGCAGGCAGTGACAGGGCCTGGGTGTGGAACACACATGCTGACTTTGCAGACGAAGAACCTAAACCAGAGCTGCTGGCCATCCGCTTCCTCAACGCAGAGAgttagtgtacacacacaaaatactgtacactgtataccaGTTTATATTGAAAGTTCAGTGTGTGAGGCTCTCTGGCTTCTGCTGCAGTGGAGTCTGTAACTCCGCCCACTCCCATGTTAGTGATGGAGCAGAAGTCTAGGTGACCCTGATAAATCTCAGATATAGTTTTGTCATGATAAATTACTTCTATCTAATGAGTTATGTGGCTGATGAGACAAttaacgaacacacacacttaaagctCTAAAGAGCTCTAATGTGAATCCATGTTCTGTTCTGCTGTAAACTGTTCTAACAGACCTTCAGAAGTCTGAActtatgtttgttgtttttacagaTGCACAGAAGTTCAAGGTGAAGTTTGATGAATGCAAGGAGGAAGTCAGAAAATCACTTgaaggtaaaaacaaaaaacacacccacacttaCGTGCAGACTCACTCTGTTTGGTGTCGCCTCCTCCGGCTCTAAACTTTTTCAGTCTGCCACAGTGATGCTACAGAAGCGCTCCATAGTGTCTCTGACCGTGTGGCAGGGTTTAAGGAGCGTTCTGCTACACCCGTTAGCACTATATAGCTATATACTAGGTATAGCTAtatagaggaaaataatcagtgattcAGTGGAGTCATGATTCTGTTCCTCTAC includes these proteins:
- the ranbp1 gene encoding ran-specific GTPase-activating protein isoform X2; this translates as MADPKDTPEEHETSTDNADDVNHDPHFEPIVSLPEREVKTLEEDEEELFKMRAKLYRFASENDPPEWKERGTGDVKLLRHKEKGSIRLLMRRDRTLKICANHLIMPLMELKPNAGSDRAWVWNTHADFADEEPKPELLAIRFLNAENAQKFKVKFDECKEEVRKSLEGINKANNVAEKLEELSIKDKKKKEEEKVEKEKTTEEKTTEEEKKEGEEK
- the ranbp1 gene encoding ran-specific GTPase-activating protein isoform X1, which translates into the protein MADPKDTPEEHETSTDNADDVNHDPHFEPIVSLPEREVKTLEEDEEELFKMRAKLYRFASENDPPEWKERGTGDVKLLRHKEKGSIRLLMRRDRTLKICANHLIMPLMELKPNAGSDRAWVWNTHADFADEEPKPELLAIRFLNAENAQKFKVKFDECKEEVRKSLEEGINKANNVAEKLEELSIKDKKKKEEEKVEKEKTTEEKTTEEEKKEGEEK